The genomic stretch CGGCGACGACTGGGTCCAACTGGTCGGCCAGTACAAGGATGCGGTGGCGCGCGAGACCGGCCAGGATTTCCCGCAGGATCCGCACGCGCAATTGTGGGGCGCGATCGGCGCGGTATTTTCGTCCTGGATGAACGCACGCGCGGTGACCTACCGCCGGCTGCACGACATTCCGGAATCCTGGGGAACCGCGGTCAACGTGCAGGCCATGGTGTTCGGCAATATGGGCGAGACCTCGGCGACCGGCGTTGCGTTCACGCGCAATCCCTCGACCGGCGAGAGCAAGCTGTACGGCGAATTCCTGATCAACGCGCAGGGCGAGGACGTGGTGGCGGGCATCCGCACGCCGCAGGACATCACCGAAGACGCGCGCAAGGAATCCGGTTCCGACAAGGCATCGATGGAAAGCGCGATGCCCGAGGCGTTCAAGGAGCTGACGCGGATCTACACGCTGCTCGAAAAGCACTACCGCGACATGCAGGACATGGAATTCACGGTCGAGCAGGGCAAATTGTGGATGCTGCAGACCCGCGGCGGCAAGCGCACCGCGAAAGCCGCCCTGCGCATCGCCGTCGAACTCGCCAATGAAGGCCTGATCTCCAAGAAGGATGCGGTGATGCGGATCGATCCGGCTTCGCTGGATCAATTGCTGCACCCGACCATCGATCCCGCGGCGAAGCGCGACGTCATCGCCACCGGCCTGCCGGCCTCGCCGGGCGCCGCCTCCGGCGAGATCGTGTTCTCCTCCGATGAAGCCGCCAAGCTGCAGGCCGACGGCCGCAAAGTGGTCCTGGTGCGCATCGAGACCAGCCCGGAAGACATTCACGGCATGCACGCCGCCGAAGGCATCCTGACCACGCGCGGCGGCATGACCTCGCATGCCGCGGTGGTCGCGCGCGGCATGGGCAAGCCCTGCGTCTCCGGCTGCGGCACCATCCGCGTCGATTACGGCCGCGGCACCATGAGCATCGGTTCGCGCACCTTCAAGACCGGCGACGTCATCACCATCGACGGCTCGGTCGGCCAGGTGCTGTCCGGGCGGATGCCGATGATCGAGCCGGAACTGTCGGGCGAGTTCGGCACGCTGATGGGCTGGGCCGATGCCGTCCGCAAGCTCGGCGTCCGCGTCAACGGCGACACGCCCGATGACGCGCGCACCGCGGTCAAGTTCGGCGCCGAGGGCATCGGGCTGTGCCGCACCGAGCACATGTTCTTCGAGGAAACCCGCATCCGCACCGTGCGCGAGATGATCCTTTCCGAGGACGAACAGTCGCGCCGCGCGGCGCTGTCAAAGCTGCTGCCGATGCAGCGCGCGGATTTCGTCGAGCTGTTCGAGATCATGAAGGGCCTGCCGGTCACCATCCGCCTGCTCGATCCGCCCTTGCATGAGTTCCTGCCGCATACCCAGGCCGAGATCGAGGAAGTCGCGCGCGCGATGAACACCGATCCGCGCAAGCTCGCCGATCGCGCCCGCGATCTCGCCGAGTTCAACCCGATGCTCGGCTTCCGCGGCTGCCGTCTTGCGATCGCCTACCCGGAGATCGCCGAGATGCAGGCCCGCGCGATCTTCGAGGCCGCGATCGAAGCGGAAAAACGCACCAACAAGGCCGTCGGCCTCGAGGTGATGGTGCCGCTGATCGCGACCAAGGCGGAATTCGATCTGGTCAAGGCGCGGATCGACGCCACCGCGCAGGCGGTGATGAAGGAAACCGGCAAGAAGCTCAGCTATCAGGTCGGCACCATGATCGAGCTGCCGCGCGCCTGCCTGATGGCCGGCGACGTCGCCCAGACCGCCGAGTTCTTCTCCTTCGGCACCAACGACCTGACGCAGACCACCTACGGCATAAGCCGCGACGACGCCGCGAGCTTCCTTGGCACCTATGTCGCCAAGGGAATTCTGGAGATCGATCCCTTCATCTCGGTCGATCGCGATGGCGTCGGTGAACTCGTCAGGATCGGTGTCACGCGCGGCCGCAAGACGCGGCCCAACCTCAAGGTCGGCATTTGTGGCGAGCATGGCGGCGATCCCGCCTCCGTCGCGTTCTGCCACGAGATCGGGCTCGACTACGTCTCGTGCTCGCCCTACCGCGTGCCGATCGCCCGCCTCGCCGCGGCGCAAGCCGCTCTCGGCAAGACGGTCGCCAGCCAGGCGTAGTTCTCTGCACGGCTAACGAACGAAGACGGCGTCATGCCCCGGCTCGTCCCGGGCATCGACGTTTTGGCGTGCTGTGAAGAAGAAAGACGTGGATGGCCGGGCACAGGCGAGCGGAAGCGACGCCGTCCTTCGGGCTTCGGACGCCTATGCCCGGCCATGACGATAGAGTTCCGTCATTGCGAGGAGCGCAGCGACGAAGCAATCCATCTTCCTTTGCTGGGTTAGATGGATTGCTTCGCTTCGCTCGCAATGACGTTGAGGCATTTGTGGCTCAATGCCTGGCCCCGTAGTCACACGGGAACTCTGCGAAATTTCTTCATCATTTTCGTTGACCGGATATTTACCACTTTCATCGAGCGCCCGTTTACCAACGCTTTCGATGAAACGAGCGGAATCGCCGTCAACTCTTGAGTGTAGCGCGCGTGCAACGCCGATTAACTCCCCGGCAACCTAAATTCGATACCAACAAAAAAGATCGAATTGCACGGATGTACTGCCGATCGATCGTAGCTGTGTAAGCGTTGCGTGAGCGTATCGATGTTTGTGTTGCGTAACCAGCCGAGGGGCGCACGGTTTGCGTCCTTCGGTCTCGGTCTTTGCGTCTTCGCAATGATGCCGACCGAGATCGGATATCAGGATATCGCGTCACTGCTGGCCCGGCAGCCTGGCGTCGCAGAGCGCTGGCAGAGCCGTGTGTTCTCCACCGCCAACAGCATTCAGGTTGCCACTTTCAGCTTCGGCCGACCGATCGGAACGTCCACGCCGCAAACCGCGACCTACCGGCTGGCAAGCCTCGACAACCAGGGCATCGACATCACCGGTTCTGTGACGCGCAATCCGCTGGCGTCGCCGCCGCCGCGCTACCAGGCATCTGATTTTCCCAAGGTCGATCGCACGCTGAAGGGCGATCGTCTTGTCGTCGCATTGCCCGAGCCGGCGGAAACCTTAGCGCCCGCCGAGGCCGTGCCCGCGAACGTGGATCCCTCGACGTCCAACGCGTCGGTGAGGGGCGCCAAGACCGCGGCCGTGCAGCCGGCGGACGAACGCGCGCCGCTCGACCCGGAACTGCAGGAAGCCCTCTCGGCGCCGCCGCTGCCGCAATATGATGTGTCGATGTCGCTGGAGGCCAATCCGCTCGACGACCTCAAGCCGGAGCCGGAGGCAGCGGCCGTAGCCCTCAGCGCCGCGCCGCCGCGCGACAATTTCGCGTTCAAGACGTCCAGCCTGTTCTTCGGCAGCTCGCTCGGCTCGCCCGAAAGCATCGAACGCTGGCGGCCCGGCGAAGAACCTGTCGTCATGATGCCGGACGCGCTTCCCGATCCGGACATGAAGATCATGGCCTCACTGCCGGTCGATGCCGACGGGCCGGTCAAGGCCGGCGAAATGGGCGAGAGCATCGCGCCGAAGGGCGAGGTCAATGCCGACAACCAGCATGCCAAGACGCCGGCCGAGCGTCTCGGCCTGTTCGACGAGAAATCGCGCGCCAAGTCGGAGAAGTGCCTGGCTGAGGCCGTCTATTTCGAAGCCCGCGGCGAAGCCGTGCGCGGCCAGATCGCGGTCGCCCAGGTGGTGATGAACCGCGCCTTCTCCGGCAAATATCCGGACACGGTGTGCGGCGTGGTCTACCAGAACAAGCACCGCCACTTCGCCTGCCAATTCACCTTCGCCTGCGACAACACTCCCGACGTCATTCGCGAGCCCGACATGTGGGACCGCGCCCGGAAGATCGCGAAAGCGATGCTCGACGGCCAGCTCTGGCTGCCGGAGGTCGACAAGTCGACGCACTACCACGCCTATTGGGTGCGGCCGTCTTGGGTCAGTGAAATGAAGAAGATGTATAAATTCGGCGTCCACACCTTCTACCGGCCCCGCGCCTGGGGCGACGGCAGCGATGCGCCGAGCTGGGGAAATGCCGCGCAGACTGCAGAGATTTCCGCGGAACTCGCGGAAGCCGCGCAAAG from Bradyrhizobium sp. Ash2021 encodes the following:
- the ppdK gene encoding pyruvate, phosphate dikinase, which gives rise to MAKAVAKSKKTVEKTVEKIAAKSKPSARAKAASPARKALKKGPAKPAPKAAPKAPGKAPAKASASKPAISAVKAGKWVYTFGDGKAEGQAGLRDLLGGKGANLAEMANLGLPVPPGFTIPTSVCTYFYAHDKSYPKELKAQVEKALDHVGKLTGKAFGDSSNPLLVSVRSGGRASMPGMMDTVLNLGLNDQTVEALAELSGDRRFAYDSYRRFITMYSDVVLGFEHHHFEDILDTFKDSQGYALDTDLTGDDWVQLVGQYKDAVARETGQDFPQDPHAQLWGAIGAVFSSWMNARAVTYRRLHDIPESWGTAVNVQAMVFGNMGETSATGVAFTRNPSTGESKLYGEFLINAQGEDVVAGIRTPQDITEDARKESGSDKASMESAMPEAFKELTRIYTLLEKHYRDMQDMEFTVEQGKLWMLQTRGGKRTAKAALRIAVELANEGLISKKDAVMRIDPASLDQLLHPTIDPAAKRDVIATGLPASPGAASGEIVFSSDEAAKLQADGRKVVLVRIETSPEDIHGMHAAEGILTTRGGMTSHAAVVARGMGKPCVSGCGTIRVDYGRGTMSIGSRTFKTGDVITIDGSVGQVLSGRMPMIEPELSGEFGTLMGWADAVRKLGVRVNGDTPDDARTAVKFGAEGIGLCRTEHMFFEETRIRTVREMILSEDEQSRRAALSKLLPMQRADFVELFEIMKGLPVTIRLLDPPLHEFLPHTQAEIEEVARAMNTDPRKLADRARDLAEFNPMLGFRGCRLAIAYPEIAEMQARAIFEAAIEAEKRTNKAVGLEVMVPLIATKAEFDLVKARIDATAQAVMKETGKKLSYQVGTMIELPRACLMAGDVAQTAEFFSFGTNDLTQTTYGISRDDAASFLGTYVAKGILEIDPFISVDRDGVGELVRIGVTRGRKTRPNLKVGICGEHGGDPASVAFCHEIGLDYVSCSPYRVPIARLAAAQAALGKTVASQA
- a CDS encoding cell wall hydrolase, translating into MFVLRNQPRGARFASFGLGLCVFAMMPTEIGYQDIASLLARQPGVAERWQSRVFSTANSIQVATFSFGRPIGTSTPQTATYRLASLDNQGIDITGSVTRNPLASPPPRYQASDFPKVDRTLKGDRLVVALPEPAETLAPAEAVPANVDPSTSNASVRGAKTAAVQPADERAPLDPELQEALSAPPLPQYDVSMSLEANPLDDLKPEPEAAAVALSAAPPRDNFAFKTSSLFFGSSLGSPESIERWRPGEEPVVMMPDALPDPDMKIMASLPVDADGPVKAGEMGESIAPKGEVNADNQHAKTPAERLGLFDEKSRAKSEKCLAEAVYFEARGEAVRGQIAVAQVVMNRAFSGKYPDTVCGVVYQNKHRHFACQFTFACDNTPDVIREPDMWDRARKIAKAMLDGQLWLPEVDKSTHYHAYWVRPSWVSEMKKMYKFGVHTFYRPRAWGDGSDAPSWGNAAQTAEISAELAEAAQSSAEQASARR